A genomic window from Methanovulcanius yangii includes:
- a CDS encoding argininosuccinate synthase → MMKEMNVRSIACILVLSLALLCVGVGPAAATPTEGITISLLDGANETILATKYVDYRWMEANLPVYGDGTTHYYHQGPVFSEDPMVAWDQNETANYKDHGAPKGTDVADLCDLVGGAAPGDEVMIKAGDGYNVVFPYENIYTPDPRQGPMVLCWYNGEEAEYGARQGVGYVPDDYYNGIHLLFFADTSTNAEGLHVYGNWDMHETMPGSAQHFYDLSPSTNGFTVKWVDEVRLYRGGYSGDRTAPVKSLAGEDGAADGPVPTESPAPLAGLAGLAAAGLLLRRVGA, encoded by the coding sequence ATGATGAAAGAAATGAATGTACGATCAATCGCCTGTATCCTGGTACTCTCTCTCGCACTCCTCTGTGTGGGCGTAGGACCGGCTGCCGCCACCCCGACGGAGGGAATCACCATTTCCCTCCTTGACGGGGCAAACGAAACCATCCTTGCAACGAAGTACGTGGATTACCGCTGGATGGAGGCGAACCTTCCCGTCTACGGCGACGGCACGACCCATTACTACCATCAGGGACCGGTCTTCTCCGAGGACCCGATGGTGGCCTGGGACCAGAACGAGACCGCGAATTACAAGGACCACGGTGCCCCGAAGGGAACGGACGTGGCCGACCTCTGCGACCTCGTGGGCGGTGCGGCCCCCGGCGATGAGGTGATGATCAAGGCGGGCGACGGGTACAACGTCGTCTTCCCGTACGAGAACATCTACACCCCCGACCCGCGGCAGGGGCCGATGGTCCTCTGCTGGTACAACGGCGAGGAGGCGGAGTATGGTGCCCGGCAGGGCGTCGGCTACGTGCCGGACGACTACTACAACGGGATTCACCTGCTCTTTTTCGCCGACACCTCCACGAATGCGGAGGGCCTGCATGTGTACGGCAACTGGGACATGCACGAGACGATGCCGGGTTCGGCCCAGCACTTCTATGACCTGAGCCCCTCGACAAACGGCTTCACCGTCAAGTGGGTCGACGAGGTACGCCTCTATCGCGGCGGCTACAGCGGCGACCGGACGGCGCCCGTCAAGTCGCTCGCCGGCGAGGACGGTGCGGCGGACGGACCGGTTCCGACCGAGTCTCCCGCTCCGCTCGCGGGCCTTGCGGGGCTTGCAGCAGCGGGCCTTCTCCTCAGGAGGGTGGGGGCATGA
- a CDS encoding molybdopterin-dependent oxidoreductase: MKRAPVWTLLLLLVLAAACGCTDSGQTAPAAPEPLEGTVTIIHGGTSVTYDYDDIATMPAWEGMAYAVSTVGIKYGPYQAKGVPLIDLITLSGSFEEENQAWISADDGYMWVFDYDQVMGEGFITFDEDLKEIPSPPLTVILMYEQDGQPLSYDDGGPFRVVVATDEGGVITEGSSWVKWVSAIEVK, encoded by the coding sequence ATGAAACGGGCACCGGTGTGGACGCTCCTTCTCCTCCTCGTCCTTGCCGCCGCCTGCGGCTGCACGGACAGCGGCCAGACGGCACCGGCGGCGCCCGAACCGCTTGAGGGGACGGTCACGATAATCCACGGAGGCACTTCCGTCACCTATGATTACGATGATATCGCCACGATGCCCGCCTGGGAAGGGATGGCATATGCCGTCTCGACCGTCGGCATCAAGTATGGGCCGTACCAGGCAAAGGGCGTCCCCCTCATCGACCTGATCACCCTCTCCGGCTCCTTCGAAGAAGAGAACCAGGCCTGGATCTCGGCGGACGACGGGTATATGTGGGTCTTCGATTACGATCAGGTGATGGGCGAGGGGTTCATCACCTTCGACGAGGATCTGAAGGAGATCCCGTCTCCGCCGCTCACTGTCATCCTCATGTACGAACAGGACGGCCAGCCCCTCTCCTATGACGATGGCGGGCCGTTCCGGGTCGTCGTTGCCACTGATGAAGGAGGCGTCATCACCGAGGGAAGTTCCTGGGTGAAGTGGGTATCGGCGATCGAGGTGAAGTAA
- the wtpA gene encoding tungstate ABC transporter substrate-binding protein WtpA, translated as MTDRTAPAALLLLLLAGMLVTCGCTGNGGEDEPVVLNVVAAGSVLGPLGEVEAAFEADHPGVDVRVEGHGSIQCIRQVTDLHRDFDVVIVADETLIPDMMYREDERTGEAYADSYTPFARNAVVVAYTPQSRYGDAITAENWYEVLSRPDVRVGFSNPMLDAAGYRALMVLLLAEEYYGEAGLFAGIAGDHCAPALTVTETGGVQRVTLPEVLEPDGTKLVIRDGSIFLLSHLESGGIDYAFEYKSVAEEHGLQYISLPPAIDLSTPVHAENYRTVEVTLGFQRFSSIGSVRTGVPVVYGVVVPAGATNPALAEEFAGYVTAMFGEGGYGWPAVY; from the coding sequence GTGACCGACCGGACCGCCCCCGCCGCCCTCCTCCTGCTCCTCCTTGCCGGCATGCTGGTGACCTGCGGGTGCACGGGGAATGGCGGGGAGGACGAGCCGGTCGTCCTCAACGTGGTGGCGGCGGGTAGTGTCCTCGGCCCCCTCGGGGAGGTCGAGGCGGCCTTCGAGGCGGACCACCCGGGCGTCGACGTCCGCGTGGAGGGCCACGGGTCCATCCAGTGCATCCGGCAGGTGACCGACCTTCACCGCGACTTCGATGTCGTCATCGTCGCTGACGAGACGCTCATTCCGGATATGATGTACCGGGAGGATGAACGCACCGGTGAGGCCTATGCAGATTCCTATACCCCGTTCGCCCGCAATGCGGTGGTCGTCGCCTACACCCCGCAGAGCCGGTACGGCGATGCGATCACAGCTGAGAACTGGTATGAAGTTCTCTCCCGCCCGGATGTGCGGGTGGGATTCTCGAACCCGATGCTCGATGCCGCAGGGTACCGGGCGTTGATGGTTCTTCTCCTTGCAGAGGAGTACTACGGCGAGGCGGGGCTCTTCGCGGGCATCGCCGGCGACCACTGTGCCCCGGCCCTGACGGTGACGGAAACGGGCGGCGTGCAGAGGGTCACCCTCCCGGAGGTGCTCGAGCCGGACGGGACGAAACTCGTCATCAGGGACGGGAGCATCTTTCTCCTCTCCCACCTTGAGTCGGGAGGCATCGACTATGCCTTCGAGTATAAGAGCGTCGCAGAGGAGCACGGCCTGCAGTACATCTCCCTTCCGCCGGCAATCGACCTGAGCACCCCGGTCCATGCAGAGAATTACCGGACCGTTGAGGTGACTCTTGGTTTCCAGCGCTTCAGTAGTATCGGGAGCGTCAGGACCGGCGTGCCGGTGGTCTATGGTGTCGTGGTGCCGGCGGGGGCGACGAACCCGGCGCTTGCAGAGGAGTTTGCCGGGTACGTGACGGCGATGTTCGGTGAGGGCGGGTACGGGTGGCCTGCGGTGTATTGA